One segment of Kogia breviceps isolate mKogBre1 chromosome 14, mKogBre1 haplotype 1, whole genome shotgun sequence DNA contains the following:
- the TRIP6 gene encoding thyroid receptor-interacting protein 6, whose amino-acid sequence MSGPTWLPPKQPEPARAPQGRGLPRGVSGPPAAHGAALQPHPRVNFCPLPSEQCYQAPGGPEDRGLAWVGCHGAPQRSQGLPADRGGLRPGSLDAEIDSLTSMLAELDGGRGHAPRRPDRQAYEPPQPPAYRSGSGSLKPNGGGVPPPPLPASPYGGPTPASYATASTPAGPAFPVQVKVAQPVRGCGPPRRGASQASGPLPGPHFPLPGRGEVWGAGYRSHREPGPGGKEEAAGVSSSAGGRGGGYGSQVPLSQPPEEELERLTKKLVHDMNHPPSGEYFGRCGGCGEDVVGDGAGVVALDRVFHVGCFVCSTCRAQLRGQHFYAVERRAYCESCYVATLEKCSTCSQPILDRILRAMGKAYHPGCFTCVVCHRGLDGIPFTVDATSQIHCIEDFHRKFAPRCSVCGGAIMPEPGQEETVRIVALDRSFHIGCYKCEECGLLLSSEGECQGCYPLDGHILCKACSAWRIQELSATVTTDC is encoded by the exons ATGTCCGGGCCCACCTGGCTCCCCCCGAAGCAGCCGGAGCCTGCCAGAGCCCCTCAGGGGAGAGGGCTCCCCCGAGGCGTCTCGGGGCCGCCGGCGGCCCACGGAGCAG cactccagccccaccccagggtcAATTTTTGCCCCCTCCCATCTGAGCAGTGTTACCAGGCCCCTGGGGGACCGGAGGATCGGGGGCTGGCCTGGGTGGGGTGTCATGGAGCACCCCAGCGCTCGCAG GGGCTCCCCGCAGACAGGGGGGGCTTGCGCCCAGGAAGTCTGGATGCTGAGATAGATTCCCTGACCAGCATGCTGGCTGAGTTGGACGGGGGTCGAGGTCACGCCCCAAGGCGGCCTGACCGGCAG GCTTACGAGCCCCCTCAGCCCCCTGCCTACCGCTCAGGCTCAGGCTCCCTGAAGCCGAATGGAGGGGGTGTTCCTCCCCCGCCGCTCCCAGCATCCCCCTATGGGGGCCCCACTCCAGCCTCCTATGCTACGGCCAGCACCCCCGCCGGCCCTGCCTTCCCTGTGCAAGTGAAGGTGGCACAACCAGTGAGGGGCTGTGGCCCCCCCAGGCGGGGGGCCTCTCAGGCCTCTGGGCCCCTCCCGGGGCCCCACTTTCCTCTCCCAGGCCGAGGTGAAGTCTGGGGGGCTGGCTATAGGAGCCACCGCGAGCCAGGGCCCGGGGGCAAAGAAGAGGCTGCTGGGGTCTCCAGCTctgcaggaggaagaggaggcgggTACGGGTCCCAG GTCCCCCTGAGCCAGCCTCCCGAGGAGGAGCTTGAGAGGCTGACCAAGAAGCTGGTGCACGACATGAACCACCCACCCAGCGGGGAGTACTTCG GCCGGTGCGGTGGCTGCGGAGAAGATGTGGTGGGGGATGGGGCCGGGGTCGTGGCCCTGGACCGCGTCTTTCACGTTGGCTGCTTTGTGTGTTCTACATGCCGGGCCCAGCTTCGGGGCCAGCATTTCTACGCTGTGGAGAGGAGGGCATATTGTGAGAGCTGCTACGTG GCCACCCTGGAGAAGTGCTCCACATGCTCCCAGCCCATCCTGGACCGGATTCTGCGGGCTATGGGGAAGGCCTACCACCCTGGCTGCTTCACCTGTGTCGTGTGCCACCGCGGCCTCGACGGCATCCCTTTCACTGTGGATGCCACCAGCCAGATCCACTGCATTGAGGACTTCCATAG GAAGTTTGCCCCAAGATGCTCAGTGTGTGGTGGGGCCATCATGCCTGAGCCAGGTCAGGAGGAGACCGTGCGAATCGTAGCTCTGGATCGCAGTTTTCACATTGGCTGTTACAAGTGTGAG GAGTGTGGGCTGCTGCTCTCGTCTGAGGGTGAGTGTCAGGGCTGCTACCCGCTGGATGGGCACATCTTGTGCAAGGCTTGCAGTGCCTGGCGCATCCAGGAGCTCTCAGCCACCGTCACCACCGACTGCTGA